From the genome of Pelobacter propionicus DSM 2379, one region includes:
- the gatB gene encoding Asp-tRNA(Asn)/Glu-tRNA(Gln) amidotransferase subunit GatB translates to MKYQAVIGLEVHVQLKTDSKIFCGCSTSFGSDPNSQTCPVCLGLPGALPVLNKKVVEFAIKAGLATNCSITQRSIFARKNYFYPDLPKGYQISQFEDPVCQWGWLDIELNGETKRIGITRIHMEEDAGKLVHADVPELEDGSGVDLNRACTPLLEVVSEPDLRSSDEAVSYLKQLHQIVTWLGICDGNMEEGSFRCDANVSVMEQGAEKFGTRAEIKNINSFRFVKQAIEYEIQRQIDLIEDGGTVVQETRLFDPDNGVTRSMRSKEEAHDYRYFPDPDLVPLVIDDDWIQRVRQGLPELPEHKKQRFMSEFSIPAYDAEVLTASRPLAEYYEECVACHHDGKAVSNWVMGEVTRGLNDSGLSIENCPVTPRLLGGLLKLMDNGTISGKIAKTVFDEMWKSGKEPAVIVEEQGLVQVSDNGAILAIIDEIMAKNQGQVAEYRSGKDKLFGFFVGQVMKASKGKANPSLVNELLLEKLKG, encoded by the coding sequence ATGAAATACCAAGCCGTTATCGGACTTGAGGTTCACGTCCAGCTCAAGACCGACTCCAAGATATTCTGCGGATGCTCCACCTCCTTCGGATCCGACCCCAACTCCCAAACCTGCCCGGTCTGTCTGGGGCTGCCCGGGGCACTGCCGGTGCTGAACAAAAAAGTGGTGGAATTCGCCATCAAGGCCGGTCTGGCCACCAACTGCTCCATCACCCAGCGCAGCATCTTCGCCCGCAAGAACTACTTCTATCCGGACCTGCCCAAGGGATACCAGATCAGCCAGTTCGAGGATCCCGTCTGTCAGTGGGGCTGGCTGGATATCGAGCTGAACGGCGAAACCAAGCGCATCGGCATCACCCGCATCCACATGGAAGAAGACGCCGGCAAGCTGGTGCACGCTGACGTCCCCGAGCTGGAGGACGGGTCGGGCGTGGACCTGAACCGGGCCTGCACACCGCTTCTGGAGGTGGTCTCCGAACCGGACCTGCGCTCATCCGACGAGGCGGTCAGCTATCTCAAGCAGCTGCACCAGATCGTGACCTGGCTCGGTATCTGCGACGGCAACATGGAGGAGGGGAGCTTCCGCTGCGACGCCAATGTCTCGGTCATGGAGCAGGGGGCCGAGAAATTCGGCACCCGCGCCGAGATCAAGAACATCAACTCCTTCAGGTTCGTCAAGCAGGCCATCGAATACGAAATCCAGCGCCAGATCGACCTGATCGAGGATGGCGGCACGGTTGTCCAGGAAACACGCCTGTTCGATCCCGACAACGGCGTGACCCGCTCCATGCGCAGCAAGGAGGAGGCCCACGACTACCGCTACTTCCCCGATCCCGACCTGGTGCCGCTGGTAATCGACGACGACTGGATCCAGCGGGTGCGCCAGGGCCTGCCCGAACTGCCCGAGCACAAGAAGCAGCGCTTCATGAGCGAGTTCAGCATCCCCGCCTATGACGCCGAAGTGCTCACCGCCAGCCGTCCCCTGGCCGAATACTATGAGGAGTGCGTGGCCTGCCACCACGACGGCAAGGCGGTTTCCAACTGGGTCATGGGCGAGGTCACCCGCGGACTGAACGACAGCGGACTCTCCATAGAAAACTGCCCGGTCACCCCCCGGCTACTGGGGGGACTGCTCAAGCTGATGGATAACGGCACCATCTCCGGCAAGATCGCCAAGACGGTCTTCGACGAGATGTGGAAGAGCGGCAAAGAGCCGGCCGTCATCGTGGAGGAGCAGGGACTGGTCCAGGTTTCCGACAACGGAGCCATCCTGGCCATCATCGACGAAATCATGGCCAAAAACCAGGGACAGGTGGCTGAGTACCGCAGCGGCAAGGACAAGTTGTTCGGGTTCTTTGTCGGCCAGGTCATGAAGGCCAGCAAGGGCAAGGCCAACCCCTCCCTGGTTAACGAGTTGCTGCTGGAGAAGCTGAAGGGATAG
- a CDS encoding response regulator has translation MSQTVMIVDDALFMRKIIRGILEENGYQVVAEAASGIEAMRRLHEHTPDIIILDIILPDANGLDLLSSILGASPSSSVAVCSSIGQEPVIQKALELGAKAFIQKPLTPEKVISALSHMEA, from the coding sequence ATGAGCCAGACCGTAATGATCGTCGATGACGCGCTGTTCATGCGAAAAATCATACGCGGCATTCTGGAGGAAAACGGATACCAGGTCGTGGCCGAGGCGGCCAGCGGCATCGAGGCCATGCGGCGCCTGCACGAACACACTCCCGATATCATCATCCTGGACATCATCCTCCCCGACGCCAACGGCCTCGATCTGCTCTCATCGATCCTCGGCGCAAGCCCCTCCTCCAGTGTTGCGGTCTGTTCGTCCATCGGCCAGGAGCCGGTCATCCAGAAGGCACTGGAGCTGGGAGCAAAGGCATTCATCCAGAAACCGCTCACCCCGGAAAAGGTGATCTCCGCGCTGTCGCACATGGAGGCATAG